CCTTACGATCACGCAGCTGCATTAAAGCGCTCACTGCACGTTCAATTTCAGAATCCGTCAAGCTCACAGATTCCATATCATTGGCATAAAAATACGCCAAGGCTCGGTCAAGCCCTGCCTTGTCCTGATAGATTTGAGACGTGAAGTACACAGGAATTATCAGAAACCCCATTAAGGCGATCGCTCTAGCGCGGGCTGGCCCAGAAACGCTGCACACCAGCGCGTAATCGTTATAGGTGATTCTCCCCTGAAAAAGGCCAAGCGCTAACGGAGTCAGCATAAGAAAACCCGCTCCCATGGCAATAATTGCAAATAACGATAGAGGCAAAAAAGGTAAAAAAACCAAGAAAAAATAAGCTATAAAAGGGAGCGTTAAAAACCTTAAAAATAGGCGGATTGACGCAAAACCCTCAGCACCCGGCTTCCACATTAAAATCAACCCATTCAAAACCGCTAGCGCATATATGACAGTGCTTTGAAAATCTACAGGAAATGGAATTATTTTGTTTAAATAGAGGCCTCCCAGTGGCGCAGCCAGCCCTAGAATTAACGCCAACACATAATGTTTTTCAGTAAAACGAAGCGATTTATCTTTGAAGATAAAATTATCGAATAAACGTATTACAACAGCCAAGAATAGTGTTACTAATGCCGTTGAAAAAACAATCATCACGACTTCTGTGAAGCTACCTAGCATTAACGGCTGAAGAACAGACACTAACAAATACCATAAAACAGGTATACCAATAAGACCCACCACAACCGCGAATAGTGAAGTTTCTGAACTTACCTTGTTAAAAATAGCTTTCGTTAGAGCATACAGTGAGCAAAACGCTCCCGGCATCATTAATGTGAAATTCCAACGGCCAACATTCCCTTCATTCACAACCCACGGTTGAATAGCGCTGGGGATGATGTCGTGCAGATTCAGAGTGAACGCCCACATATAGGCGACGTGCGCCATAAACGAGGCCATATAGAACGTCCAATCGAACCGAATGTATCGCAAACGATAGGCCAAATAAACCGCCACCTCAGCGAGAATAAAAAGTACTTGAAAACACCCCAGCCAACTAGCAACAAACGTTTCTTCTGCCCCAGCTTCACCTTGAATAAGTAGCCAGCTACGCACATTCAAAATAAGTAGTAGAGAGTGCGGTACCAATAGAGCCCACAACAAACAATGTATTGCTGGCCGTTGATTTGAGTTAGTATGCTGCATTGCTTGCACGCCCGTTGAGGTGATCTAGAATATAAACCACAAGAATAAAAGTGACCAGAAACGCTGCCACTCCACACGCAATGTGAACATATTCCGCGTAAATCGAAATTGCAGAACCTTTAATCAACTGATGCGCATAGATTGACGAAATAACCCTAATGGTGTTGGCCATTAGTGATAGAGGGTAAACCAATAACAGCCACCACCACCGATACCCCTTCACAACGCTGTAAGTCATATAGGCAAACAGCATACTGAAGAAGGTGGTGCCACTGCACGACTCTCCGAGTATATAAACCGTTTTGCTATCACCACCAAAAAGCCACTCACCCATCGAGTATTCGCCTCCCGAAAGAAACGCGTTCACAAAAACACCTGAAGGGTAAATGAAGGCAAGCTTGGCATCGGGAATAAACTTAAAAAACAGCCTGAACCCAAGGTAAACCGCCAGTAAACCTGACAATAACGCATATACAGGTATACGCCTGTTTTGGTTATACCAAAGGTTCATTATCACTCCCTAAGTTAGTTGTCATGAAAACTGATGTAAACGATGCTTTAGCACTGAACACCACAGAAGCGGTGATAAGGCTATTCAGCTTCTTATTACGACCAAACCCGAAGGCACTCTTCGAATCGGCTTTTCTCCCACAAAAAATATTGCTCCAAACCAAAATCGTATGGTAATACAGAGCTCTCGTACGTGGTTCGCGAGAGAAAATTGAATCCTAACGATTACACACCTCATCCCCTGACTGGCGTAACAATCAAATATCATTCCTGCTCAAAATGGGCGAGTAATCGACTCGTACTTTTTATAAAGCGAATTCAACATTGCCATTAGCGCTGGCATACAACTGCCCATAACCTATTAACGCCATTTAAAGCTCAATTCTGGATCGGTTTACTCCATTCAGCAATAGTTCATCTTTATAGGGCGATTATACGGCAAATTTATATTCAGTCGGTTGTTTGGATTACACTTATTAATTCAACACAGAAACTCAAAGGAGAGTCTTTCATAATGGATTATGTAAAATATCGGTTTTGTGCGTTTTTAAAAAATAGCTTGCTGTTTACTGTGCTCCTCATGGGGCTGATGACTGGTTGTGGTGGTAATAGTTCGAGTAGCGGTAACCTTCCACGCCAGACAGCATTACCTCCAAGCAGTTCTAGTTCTAGTTCCGTTCCTACCGAGTCCTCCTCCAGCAGCTCTGATATTTCATCGCAAAGCTCTAGCTCGTCTTCAGCTAGTGAGAGCTCTTCGAGTCGTATAAGCTCTTCAATAAGCAGTAGTTCGGTATCCAGCAGCTCTACTCCCCCCGAAACCACCTTTAATTCCACCTACTGTAATGATTTCACGGTCGCACTTACCGAGACAGAGGGCAACATTTATACATTTAAAGCGCCCGCAAATGGCTGCTTCGGAGTCTTGAACGATGACGCTCAAAAGAAAACACTGCCTTTAATATTGGATGGGGAGGAAGACCCCTACCTTCAAATTAACAATAAGATAAAGCTCTATAACAGCACTACCGAGGTTAACACTCGGCGCGTACTGGCTTCGTTCGAGGTCACTAATACGGCACCCTTTCCAATTTGCTTTATAGACCCTGTTGTAGATATTGGCATAAGCCTATATAACGCTGAAGATGAAGAAATTGCACTGTTATCCAATTCATACTACTTGAATGGCGTGCTCTATCCATTAAACAGCTCCATTGTAGCCGCAACCAACACCTGCTTAATGCCGGGCCAAACATTAACTTACCTTGAAGAAAACGATGGATTGCCTGTAGAAGTTATAAATGCTGCCGCCTACGCAACAACAGGTAGATTGGCGGGTAAAAAAACAGAGAGAGATCCTTTACCAAACATTGCCGTTACTGAATTGTCGGTGCAGCACCCGAATGTAACCGCAAGTTTTGTTAACAACACCGGCAGTGCAATAGATTTTAAACTCGACTTTTCTCACATCAGGTTTTATGACGAAGACGGCTACGTTGTTCACGATACATTTTTAGACATTGCCACACAGCACCGCTATACCATTGAAAGTGGTGATAGCTTTGTGTTAAGCGGCGAATCTCTAATTCATCGAATATGGCCGATAACCGCGAATAAGGCCGTTATTTATTTGAATTGGAGTCCTAAAGAATAAATAGCCAAGGTAACATTAGTTGAGCCTATACATAGCTCTTCCAATACGGTAGAGCCGCCTTCAAGGATAAACAATATTGTTTTATTTCACTTTGCCTAATATCAATCTCGAAATGAGCCAAGCCTAAAATTCGTGGGCAGGTTTAATTGGCCCCCCCTATTTACCTCTAGACATACCTACAAAGTAGGTATGTAAACCTATATTGTAGGTTTTATCACCTTGATAGTAGGTTATTCATGATTGAAGCAATCCTTGGCTCTACCAGCGCAGAACGGGTGTTGATGTTTATCACCGCCCGTGAGTCGGGGTATGCAGCCGAAATTGCAAAAGCTTTCTCAACCGATCTAAGCCCAATTCAAAAGCAACTGGATCGACTGGAACGGGACGGCTTGCTCATTAACGAGAAAATAGGCAGAACGCGGCTGTATAAGTACAACCCGCGCTACCCTTTCGTGCCTGAACTAAAGGTGCTTATTGAAAAAGCTCTGACGATGGCTCCCGAAGCCCTACAAGAAACACTGCTCTATGATCGACGACGGCCACGCAAAAAAGACAAGCCACTATGAAAAATCTAAAATGTAGGTATTGACTTGATGCAAGCAGAAAATGCGATAAAGTTTGCTAAAAAAGAAGCAAACAAACTAAACACCAAAATGAATATCGCAGTTGTCGATGCTGGAGCAAATCTGGTTGCGTTTAGCCGAATGGATGGTTCTTTTATTGGCAGCATTGATATTGCAATAAAAAAAGCAAAGACAGCACGGCTATTCGATATGCCTATTGATGATCTTGGTGCAAACACTCAACCGAGAAGAGCCCTATACAACATTAAGCATTCAATTAACGGCCTCATTACCTTTGCTGGAGGCCTACCCATTTATAATGGCGCAGGTGATGTAATTGGCGCCATAGGGGTAAGCGGTGATACGGTTGAGAACGACAAGCTTGTTGCGCAAGCTGGCGTTGATGCTGTTAAATAAGCTTATTTAGATTACAAGCGTAATAGAGAAAAAACGCTCTCACATCGAAAGCGTGACGTTTATCACCATGCTGGCCATGGTTTAATTAATCACAACCTGTATTAGCTTTCTTTTTTTATTTTCCTGATCAACAGCACAAATAAAAAACCCCGGTTAACCGCGTTTGTTCCCGACAAACTTGCGGAATACACCCCATCCCTGGGGCTAACAAACCGGGGCTTCACAAAACAAACAAGTTATAAATTAACGAGCATGTGTATTTCCGGTAAAGCGCAGATTATCCACCAAAAGCGGCGCTGAGCAATTACTGGTATTGAGTGCGACACTTATAAGGCCCTCGTGCTCTTCAGCGAGTGCTGCCTTTATAGAGGCAGGCAACGCTACCTTGGCAGTGAACCATGAGCCCAGCGAATCATCTGTTAGCGGTACCATGTCAATCCACTGATTGTGAATGCCTGCGCTGGGCAGCGTTATGTGGAAACTAATATTTCCGAGCCAATGCGGGTTATCTTGTGCGTCTGGCAACATTACGTCTATCGCCAGACTGTCTCCTAGTACTTCAAACTCTGTGGTACTGAATTGCGGCGTATCCAGATAGGTGTAGCCGCAGCCATCAACTTCAAGGGCATTGTCTCCACGAGTGCCGCCTTCAACAACACTGATCTCCCCTGCACCATGTTTGCTCCAACTGCGGGTATCGTCTTCGAAGCTGGAAAAGTGCTGGTTACGGATAGCACAGCGGGATTGGGCAGCAGCTTTCAGGCTGGCATCGCTCCACTGGTCCATATAGGCAGCGGTCCAGGCCAAAGGTGCATTCCAGTTAATAGTGACTTCGTTTGTGGAGTAGGATTCCCAGTGATCGATGTAGCACTTAAGCGGGTCACAGCCTTGCAACGCGCTTTGGGCAATAGGGTCTTGCAGAAGGCTGTTGGGGCCGCCCGCTATCACTCCAGCAGGCACTGGAGGGAAGTCGCTATTCACGACGTTTGCCCAGAAGCGGTGGTGAGGCTCTTTCATGTCGTTCTCACCGTAACCACTCACATACGAAACACCCAAAGGATTGTTACCCAGCAGGTAGTGCATGTTGGTGTGCATGGTTTCCAGGTAGCGCTCGTCACAACTGAAGTCGTGAGCCAAACCCAGCATAATCATATCGTTGGTTACATTGGAGTTTGAGCCCCAGTACATGCCGCCGGTCCACATGGGCAAACCGTAAGCTTGAAATTCCGTGTGCCCTACATAAAGTTCCGCAACACTGATCACCGCATTTCGCGCCTGAGCGACCCAGCTTTCGTCTGCGTTGTATTGCGGCCCAACGGTCGCCAAAGAGAGTAAACCAAGCGCCTGTGTGGTACCCCAGCCCATCGCAGCCTGACCATACTGTACATCTTCAAGGCTCAGGTGATGAACAGAAGCTTGCATGTCTTGTGCGTAAGCCTGCTTTCCCGTGCTCAGGTAGAGCTCACTGGCAGCCCAGTAAAACTCGTCCGACGCGTTGTTATCGCCGTAGGTACCGCCACCGTTGCCGTTACTGGTCGCCGGGATAAAATCATTGGCCTTGGCCGCTGCGTATGCAACTTCTGCAGCTTGCAAGCAGCCATTTGCAAAGTTTGCATCCAGCGCTTTATAAACGCGATAACACTGGGCAGTTACTGCAGCAAAGTTCAGTGTTGCTGTTGTTGAAGGTGGGTGTACGTAGCGGCTTACATCATCTTCGTGCGGTGCCGTAGGCAAGCCTGTCCAGTACTCACTGTGCATTTTGTGGTGCACCATACCAGCCAAGGGATAATCCGCAGGTATCTGCATGGTAAGGAACCATTCAATTTCCCAGCGAGCTTCGTCCAGAATGTCTGGCGTACCGTTACCATTTTCTTCCGCTGGCAAGGTCATAGCACCGTCGGCAAATTCCCCGGCATCGCTACCCAATACTTGAGCACGCTCGTACTGGTTTAACAGTGTCCATACGGAAATACCGCCGTTCACTACGTATTTACCATGGTCACCGGCATCGTACCAACCACCGCTGGAATCCAAAGTACGGCAAGCAGGGTCGCTTGAGTCTGTTTGACACTCGATGGTTTGTACGGCGCTATCACTAACATGGCCAGCAGGACGTGCCCAAATATCGCCAACCACATCAGCCAAAATCGGCGTATTTGCGCGATTATGATAGAAGTAAGAAAGCGCATCGTATTTGAGCGTTGCGTACAGATCGTCACGAATAGCAAAAGGCTGGCTGGTATAACGGTTATCGCCTTCTGTTACCACAAGGGTGTAATTGTCTGCTTCTGTTTGAATGTGGCCGAAATTAATACCGTGAACATGATCACCGGAACCCTCATCGAGGCCACGATAAATTGTTTCTCCACTGGCCACTGACGTTTCACCACTAAACAAGCTCCAGGCTCTTGGGCTGGTCACATCCCCATATTCTTCAAGGGCAACATAAACAGCATATTTATCAAAGGCAGTGAGGTAACCGTGAGCGTTTACATAAACCGCTGGCTCAACAGGCTCTTCAATTTCAGAATTGGAGGGCGCGAGCAGCTCAATATTATCGAAGCAAATAGTGGTACCGGCTTCTACATGGCCATTGCCAAGTAAGAATCGGAATATGCCGTTCTCTGTAACACCGCCGCCATTCACAAAATCAACAGACAATTTTTGTGGCTCCGCATCCAATGGCGCGTCGATTGCGACGTCCTGCCCGAAGTGCCAAACAAAACCCGCAGACTCATCAACACCGGCCACTTGAATATTGACAGGAGCGCTAGACCAAGCATCGGCTCTAAATAAATATTCGCCGTTTTCGACATAATCCAAGCCATTAACACGAACCTGCAAACTCCAGGATTCTGCGCCGGGGTCGTCAACCAAAACGCAGCCACGCCCTTCATCCAAAAACGGCGTTGCAGCCCCACCAAACTCACCGAGAGCCCAGGGTTCAAAACCACTATCAAAGGTGCCGTTTTCGATCAGGTTAATGTCAGCTGAAGGTGCGTCTACAACAATATCGTCAAAACATACGGTTTCACCAACAGGCACATTACCGCCGCCCAGTAAAAAGCGGAAATGACCGGAATCGCTGTCTGCACCAGCATTAAAAGACACCGTAATCACTTGCCCATCGCCACCCAGCGGTGAGTCTATAGTAATGTCGCCACCGAAAATCCACACAAAACCGGCACTTTCGTCTGTAGCGCTCATTTGCATAGTAACGGGCACGCTGGACCAGGCACGCAAACTCACTTGGTAGTTTTCACCAGACACAAAGGCCAGCTGACTTTGACGCAACTGCGCGCCCCAGTCGGCAGTACCCAACGCAGTTACCGTGGTACAAAAACGGCCACGTTCATCAACTGCTGAATCGCCCGCACCACCGGCCCACCAACCGGGCGCATCCCAGGGAAAGTACCCTTCGTCGAAGGTGCCGTTTTCTATAATATTTGCAGCGTGAATATTCGTTGTAGCCAGCGAGCATAAAAGCAAGACCAGCCAATAAACCACGTATTTTTTAAGATTCATTATTGTTCTCCGCACATGATTCGGTAATAAATTATTTTGATGTTTAGGAATATTATTTTTATAGTTTTTTATACAGAAATGCCTTTGAGGCAGAAGCAGTATAAACACGCTGCCGCAATGATAAAAAGCATTGTTACAGGAATTAAAGAGTTAACCCGTCACATAATGTCAATCATGCGTGAAAAAATACGTCAACAAGGAGAAGTACGTGCCAATTAGATATACGACAATCTCAACAAATTGGCGGTGCAAGTGCTACCGTGTGGCGGGAACTACGTAGGCTGGATGCCGAAACTATAGACGCCTTGCTGCTCACGCAACTAATACAAGGGCCTAAAACGGCGAGTGGGGTCACTTTACCCAATTCATAGGGGCACAATATGCCGCCGAAATGAGCAACCCGTGCGGCCTATCTCGTTTGAGTACAGCACGAAAAAGCAATAAGAGTTAATAATAGCATGGCTGTAGAACATTTCATTGTAACGGGTTTATTGTGCCTTTTTAGCCAGTTCCTTATTTCTATTTCCAAACACGAGTAAGCCTAGCCCCAATAGCAACCATATGCTAACGGTTATGTAATTACCATTATCAGGTAAATTTAGCCCAATTGACGATGTAGCATTATGGAATGCATGAAAAAGAACACAAATAAAAATGCTATTTGTTTTACGGAATAACCAAGCCAACACTAACCCTAAACCAATAGTTTGCAGTACAAATGCAAGAAAATCAGATTGATAATGACTCATGCCATTTATATAAAAAAGTGGTAAATGCCACATGGCCCATACAGCACTAACAATTAAAGCAGATGTTTTAAAGTTTATTTTTTTCGATAGTTCTGGTAGTAGAATACCTCGCCATCCTAATTCTTCTAAGCCTCCCAGCGGAATCATAATTAATGTTAGGGGAATTAATGCCATAAATTGAGGTGATAACTCTGCCCAAATAGGGGTGTTGTAAATGTCATACAACCATATTGCAATGTATTTAATCCCTAAAACTACAAATATGCTGAATATGTAAAAACCAATATGGGTGCGGAATTGTAAAACCGATTTGTTAAATGCTTTTGTCTGTTTATCGGTAAACCTAATTGCTACATATGCTGCTATAGTTGGAGCAATGCCACCCAAGCAGAATATTACCACATGCAAAATGTTGTTAAATATTGGAGAATTATCGAGTTTTATTATTGATAATGTCCACCAACACAGCCATGTAATCGAAAATGTAATTAATAAGAATAGTCGTGTTTTTTTCATATGTGGTACTATCGCCGTTTTTCAAGCTAGTTGTCGCATCAACTTAAATTACTTTATCTAACTTCGCTTTGTTATCGTCAGGGTTTAACCACACCGGCCCGCCCCTGCTCCAGTCCCGCGTACTGCCACTCCAGCGCATCGGGTCTCGTTGCTTCGCTTTCTCGTAAACCGCTATTCGATTTTCTAATACCGCCTCATCTTTCCCTGTGTGGCGCTGAAGCGGCGTTACAAATTTAATTCCGCTGTGGCGGTGCTCATGGTTGTACCACGATACAAATTTCAGCACCCATTCACGAGCCTGCTTTATATCTTCAAAGCCCTTGTAAGGGTAATCAGGGCGGTACTTGCACGTGCGGAATATCGATTCAGCATAGGCGTTGTCGTCATACGGTCACATCGGTCACATAGACACCCACACTAACACTTGCCCACCATCCACATGCACTATACATTAATACATACCAAAGCGATCAAGGGCCGATCTATGCCCACCCCTCGCAAACACCAAATATCCCTCGATGCAACACCCTACTACCATTGTACATCCCGCTGTGTGCGGCGCGCCTTCCTGTGTGGGCTAGATCCCTTTAGTGGTAAAGATTACGAACACCGACGCCAATGGGTGGAAGATCGTATTGTGTTTTTGGGGGAGGTATTTTGCATTGATGTCTGCGCCTACGCCGTTATGAGCAACCATCACCACCTTGTGCTGCATATCAATATGCCGGAAGCCCTGAGCCTGACTGACCTGGAGGTGTGTGAACGCTGGCACAAACTTTACAAGGGCACTCTTCTCACTCAGCGGTTTTTGAAAGGAGAACTGCTGGATGAAGCCCAATGGCAGGCGGTTACTGCGAAACTGGAACACTGGCGCCTTGAGCGGGCCAATATCAGCCGCTTTTACCCAAAGGGCACGCTGATATCCTGCTTAAACGAGCCTATTGCAAGAATGGCCAATACCGAAGGGCAATGCACCGGGCGTTTCTGGGAAAGCCGCTTTAAATCACAGGCCTTGTTAGATGAAAAAGCCCTAGCGGCTTGCATGGCGTATGTGGGTTTAAACCCTGTACGAGCCAAAATGGCGCGCACACCTGAAGATTCTGAACATACCCGAAACACTTGAATTAGCTGAGTTTGTGGGCAACCCCAGAGAACCCATGCCGCAAGGTTTGCCCTTTCACTTAAAGGACTATATCGAACTTTTGGATCTTACCGGCAGGGCAATTCGGGAAAACAAGCGGGGTTATATTGACGACCAGCTCCCCCCCCCATTCTCGACCGACTTAATATCAGCGCCCATGTATGGCTGGTGCTCACCACACAGTTTGAATCCAAATTCAAAAGCCTGGTGGGCTGTAAAGCCAAACTGCTGCATGCCGCCAGCGTTTTGGGCCTAAAACGCAGGCCGGCTTACGGTAATTGCGAAGCGCTTTTGCATTAATTTTCACCGCAAAATTCTTTTCTCATCAGGCCTTCCGTAAGAGCGGAATTCCGCTCGTGTAAAATCTTTAATATTACCCCTCTTTGAGTGTTTTCCGACTTGACAGCTAAGCACCGCTGATTTTCGCCAGCCCTTGGGGGAAATTACAGGAATTTTTTATAACTCATTTTTAAGGTGACTGTCTCTTTTTCTCGTTTTTTCTCTTTGATCTTTTTTTCTCTTTCCGCATGAAGCAGTTTGGCTTTGCAGCCAACCAGGCATTTGAATGTAGCCTCGGATTGAGTGCTTGGTACCAGCCATTCGCGAGAACTTATATGGAATTCACCCAGAATGAAAGGTAGTTGATTATCAATATAGCCGTGCTTGTTTTCCCGAATAGCGCGATCGGTGAGATCGACGAGCTCAATATCGTCCTTTAAACAAAAGGGTAGACATGACCCCCACGTTTTTCTTTGAATGTTGGGTCGACTCGCCCAGCATTCTTTTAAACACCATGGGTGGAGCACTAGTCACGCACCCATGGCCAACTCCTTAACGCTTACTGTGGTCCGGCACATTCCATCACGATATTCGGAACTTCCTCAGCTGCATCAAGATGGTAGCTGTAAGGGGCATCGGTGAACGGCTGCACCTCAAAATCCTGGCCTTCTTGATAGGAATTACCGCCTAGCCCTACGTCTCTAGAGCCACTGGTATTGTCATAAATATTACCCCTGGCGGTAATATGCGACCAAACGCGGTACATGTGTTGATGAGGAGTATTCACATCTTTGAAGTAGTTGTTTTCAATTAAATCAGCCGCGTACGAACCCACGCCTATACAGTAGCTATTACCTGGAGAATTAAAGAAGTTATTGTATTGATGGCCGTGACCATACATAACACGTGGCATACGCTGATCAACTAAATCGCCCCACCAGTTATGGTGGTAGGTGGTGTTCATTTTGCCCCAGTCGTTAGGCTGGC
The Teredinibacter franksiae DNA segment above includes these coding regions:
- a CDS encoding glycoside hydrolase family 9 protein; protein product: MNLKKYVVYWLVLLLCSLATTNIHAANIIENGTFDEGYFPWDAPGWWAGGAGDSAVDERGRFCTTVTALGTADWGAQLRQSQLAFVSGENYQVSLRAWSSVPVTMQMSATDESAGFVWIFGGDITIDSPLGGDGQVITVSFNAGADSDSGHFRFLLGGGNVPVGETVCFDDIVVDAPSADINLIENGTFDSGFEPWALGEFGGAATPFLDEGRGCVLVDDPGAESWSLQVRVNGLDYVENGEYLFRADAWSSAPVNIQVAGVDESAGFVWHFGQDVAIDAPLDAEPQKLSVDFVNGGGVTENGIFRFLLGNGHVEAGTTICFDNIELLAPSNSEIEEPVEPAVYVNAHGYLTAFDKYAVYVALEEYGDVTSPRAWSLFSGETSVASGETIYRGLDEGSGDHVHGINFGHIQTEADNYTLVVTEGDNRYTSQPFAIRDDLYATLKYDALSYFYHNRANTPILADVVGDIWARPAGHVSDSAVQTIECQTDSSDPACRTLDSSGGWYDAGDHGKYVVNGGISVWTLLNQYERAQVLGSDAGEFADGAMTLPAEENGNGTPDILDEARWEIEWFLTMQIPADYPLAGMVHHKMHSEYWTGLPTAPHEDDVSRYVHPPSTTATLNFAAVTAQCYRVYKALDANFANGCLQAAEVAYAAAKANDFIPATSNGNGGGTYGDNNASDEFYWAASELYLSTGKQAYAQDMQASVHHLSLEDVQYGQAAMGWGTTQALGLLSLATVGPQYNADESWVAQARNAVISVAELYVGHTEFQAYGLPMWTGGMYWGSNSNVTNDMIMLGLAHDFSCDERYLETMHTNMHYLLGNNPLGVSYVSGYGENDMKEPHHRFWANVVNSDFPPVPAGVIAGGPNSLLQDPIAQSALQGCDPLKCYIDHWESYSTNEVTINWNAPLAWTAAYMDQWSDASLKAAAQSRCAIRNQHFSSFEDDTRSWSKHGAGEISVVEGGTRGDNALEVDGCGYTYLDTPQFSTTEFEVLGDSLAIDVMLPDAQDNPHWLGNISFHITLPSAGIHNQWIDMVPLTDDSLGSWFTAKVALPASIKAALAEEHEGLISVALNTSNCSAPLLVDNLRFTGNTHAR
- a CDS encoding CPBP family intramembrane glutamic endopeptidase: MKKTRLFLLITFSITWLCWWTLSIIKLDNSPIFNNILHVVIFCLGGIAPTIAAYVAIRFTDKQTKAFNKSVLQFRTHIGFYIFSIFVVLGIKYIAIWLYDIYNTPIWAELSPQFMALIPLTLIMIPLGGLEELGWRGILLPELSKKINFKTSALIVSAVWAMWHLPLFYINGMSHYQSDFLAFVLQTIGLGLVLAWLFRKTNSIFICVLFHAFHNATSSIGLNLPDNGNYITVSIWLLLGLGLLVFGNRNKELAKKAQ
- a CDS encoding winged helix-turn-helix domain-containing protein codes for the protein MIEAILGSTSAERVLMFITARESGYAAEIAKAFSTDLSPIQKQLDRLERDGLLINEKIGRTRLYKYNPRYPFVPELKVLIEKALTMAPEALQETLLYDRRRPRKKDKPL
- a CDS encoding archaeosortase/exosortase family protein — protein: MNLWYNQNRRIPVYALLSGLLAVYLGFRLFFKFIPDAKLAFIYPSGVFVNAFLSGGEYSMGEWLFGGDSKTVYILGESCSGTTFFSMLFAYMTYSVVKGYRWWWLLLVYPLSLMANTIRVISSIYAHQLIKGSAISIYAEYVHIACGVAAFLVTFILVVYILDHLNGRASNAAY
- a CDS encoding GlcG/HbpS family heme-binding protein, which codes for MQAENAIKFAKKEANKLNTKMNIAVVDAGANLVAFSRMDGSFIGSIDIAIKKAKTARLFDMPIDDLGANTQPRRALYNIKHSINGLITFAGGLPIYNGAGDVIGAIGVSGDTVENDKLVAQAGVDAVK